A genomic segment from Malaclemys terrapin pileata isolate rMalTer1 chromosome 1, rMalTer1.hap1, whole genome shotgun sequence encodes:
- the SPIC gene encoding transcription factor Spi-C, with amino-acid sequence MSSTALQTVQSFSGYQYFTLLGYNYSDQDILGQAFEDALEVLQQHSDGEIQYSPVDYKNCPTLINHHPHLRASPNYSAAPPTEEPVYNWRNVINSATDLYSEGTVYHTLSNIPENQVMHTTASQQKGGKGRKKLRLFEYLHESLCDPDMANCIQWVDKPHGVFQFVSKNKEKLAELWGERKGNRKVMTYQKMARALRNYGRTGEIIKIRRKLTYQFSAAVLQRLSPSYFLGKETVYCQYLQYNQEYQCSDDWITYNNYMYHNDHELQHANG; translated from the exons AATTATTCTGACCAAGACATATTGGGTCAAGCCTTTGAAGATGCCTTAGAGGTGTTACAGCAACATTCTGATGGTGAGATTCAGTATTCACCAg TAGATTATAAAAATTGCCCGACCTTAATCAACCACCATCCTCACCTCAGAGCAAGTCCAAACTACTCTGCAGCACCACCTACAGAGGAACCAGTATACAACTGGAGAAATGTAATA AATAGTGCAACAGATTTATATTCTGAAGGAACTGTTTACCACACTCTGTCGAATATTCCAGAAAACCAAGTGATGCATACTACTGCTAGCCAGCAAAAAGGAGGGAAAG GGAGAAAAAAGCTTCGCCTGTTTGAATATCTTCATGAGTCTCTGTGTGACCCAGATATGGCAAACTGCATCCAGTGGGTGGATAAACCCCATGGTGTCTTCCAGTTTGTTTCCAAAAACAAGGAGAAActtgcagagctgtggggggaaagaaagggaaaCCGCAAGGTCATGACATACCAGAAAATGGCCAGAGCATTGAGGAACTATGGAAGAACAGGGGAAATCATTAAAATCCGAAGGAAGCTGACATATCAGTTCAGTGCAGCTGTTTTACAAAGACTCTCCCCGTCTTACTTCCTGGGAAAAGAAACAGTTTATTGTCAGTATCTTCAGTACAATCAAGAATACCAGTGTTCAGACGACTGGATCACTTATAATAATTACATGTATCACAATGACCATGAGCTGCAGCATGCTAACGGCTAA